The Periplaneta americana isolate PAMFEO1 chromosome 2, P.americana_PAMFEO1_priV1, whole genome shotgun sequence genome has a window encoding:
- the LOC138715984 gene encoding ankyrin repeat domain-containing protein 1-like isoform X1, with protein MLPTMEVQHQGGVPAAFQLLVLQFLNFIFHNVQNTTMSTKEMPNFGQIMQQHCGEKDMFWRILNETYVTHAGIENLAVVANDIQKMNIENTQLQQKLDTFFRDKIKEHEAVLQKNVNEINAKIEQSVSKQERHLQNSFLEHEDALKDKISELEGKIDLLEDKHNAMLKEYFLEQEKALQKSFDSLIQSKLQELEQKMLDSIKDLNKTLTGNNQNNTEKPVYNENELRIYQEILPMNTEQRERSLRDAAYAGNASVVSVLLKAGTKVSAREADGGWSALQHASHKGHESVVRILLDAGADVRAETYKGWEETALHLAALTTNEDIVKLLLTHGASADVNRRDKNGDTPLHRAATSSSLPVVQALVSAGADSTLVDSEGYTPLQLARENDKSEIAKWLSSL; from the exons ATGCTGCCAACCATGGAAGTACAACACCAAGGTGGAGTGCCTGCAGCTTTCCAATTGTTAGTGCTGCAGTTTCTGAACTTCATTTTCCACAACGTACAAAATACGACAATGAGCACTAAAGAAATGCCAAATTTTGGCCAAATCATGCAACAACACTGTGGTGAAAAAGACATGTTCTGGAGGATCCTGAATGAGACGTATGTAACACATGCTGGGATTGAGAACCTGGCCGTTGTTGCTAACGATATCCAGAAAATGAATATTGAGAATACTCAGCTACAACAAAAACTGGACACTTTCTTTAGAGACAAAATTAAGGAACACGAAGCTGTCCTACAGAAAAATGTCAACGAAATCAATGCAAAAATAGAGCAATCTGTAAGTAAACAAGAGCGTCATCTCCAAAATAGCTTTCTGGAACATGAAGACGCTCTAAAAGACAAGATAAGTGAGTTAGAAGGGAAGATAGATCTCCTGGAGGACAAACACAATGCTATGTTGAAAGAATATTTTCTGGAACAGGAAAAAGCATTACAAAAAAGTTTTGATTCGCTCATTCAATCCAAGTTACAAGAATTAGAACAAAAGATGCTTGACAGTATCAAAGACTTGAATAAGACTCTCACTGGGAACAATCAG AACAACACTGAGAAACCAGTTTACAACGAGAATGAATTAAGAATCTACCAA GAAATCTTACCTATGAACACTGAGCAAAGGGAGAGATCTCTGCGGGATGCAGCTTATGCAGGCAATGCATCGGTGGTGTCGGTGCTGCTGAAGGCAGGAACAAAAGTGTCTGCTCGTGAGGCAGACGGTGGTTGGTCAGCCTTGCAGCATGCTTCCCATAAAGGCCACGAGTCCGTGGTGCGGATCCTACTAGATGCAGGAGCAGATGTCAGAGCTGAGACATACAAGGGTTGGGAGGAGACGGCGCTCCACTTGGCAGCCCTCACCACAAACGAAGATATCGTAAAGCTGCTACTCACTCATGGTGCCTCGGCCGACGTCAACCGCAGAGACAAAAATGGTGACACACCCCTGCACAGGGCTGCCACAAGCAGTTCACTGCCTGTTGTGCAGGCTCTAGTCAGTGCGGGTGCCGACTCCACATTGGTTGATTCCGAAGGTTATACTCCGCTGCAACTGGCAAGAGAGAATGACAAGTCAGAAATAGCGAAATGGCTCTCCAGCCTATAA
- the LOC138715984 gene encoding uncharacterized protein isoform X2, translated as MLPTMEVQHQGGVPAAFQLLVLQFLNFIFHNVQNTTMSTKEMPNFGQIMQQHCGEKDMFWRILNETYVTHAGIENLAVVANDIQKMNIENTQLQQKLDTFFRDKIKEHEAVLQKNVNEINAKIEQSVSKQERHLQNSFLEHEDALKDKISELEGKIDLLEDKHNAMLKEYFLEQEKALQKSFDSLIQSKLQELEQKMLDSIKDLNKTLTGNNQEILPMNTEQRERSLRDAAYAGNASVVSVLLKAGTKVSAREADGGWSALQHASHKGHESVVRILLDAGADVRAETYKGWEETALHLAALTTNEDIVKLLLTHGASADVNRRDKNGDTPLHRAATSSSLPVVQALVSAGADSTLVDSEGYTPLQLARENDKSEIAKWLSSL; from the exons ATGCTGCCAACCATGGAAGTACAACACCAAGGTGGAGTGCCTGCAGCTTTCCAATTGTTAGTGCTGCAGTTTCTGAACTTCATTTTCCACAACGTACAAAATACGACAATGAGCACTAAAGAAATGCCAAATTTTGGCCAAATCATGCAACAACACTGTGGTGAAAAAGACATGTTCTGGAGGATCCTGAATGAGACGTATGTAACACATGCTGGGATTGAGAACCTGGCCGTTGTTGCTAACGATATCCAGAAAATGAATATTGAGAATACTCAGCTACAACAAAAACTGGACACTTTCTTTAGAGACAAAATTAAGGAACACGAAGCTGTCCTACAGAAAAATGTCAACGAAATCAATGCAAAAATAGAGCAATCTGTAAGTAAACAAGAGCGTCATCTCCAAAATAGCTTTCTGGAACATGAAGACGCTCTAAAAGACAAGATAAGTGAGTTAGAAGGGAAGATAGATCTCCTGGAGGACAAACACAATGCTATGTTGAAAGAATATTTTCTGGAACAGGAAAAAGCATTACAAAAAAGTTTTGATTCGCTCATTCAATCCAAGTTACAAGAATTAGAACAAAAGATGCTTGACAGTATCAAAGACTTGAATAAGACTCTCACTGGGAACAATCAG GAAATCTTACCTATGAACACTGAGCAAAGGGAGAGATCTCTGCGGGATGCAGCTTATGCAGGCAATGCATCGGTGGTGTCGGTGCTGCTGAAGGCAGGAACAAAAGTGTCTGCTCGTGAGGCAGACGGTGGTTGGTCAGCCTTGCAGCATGCTTCCCATAAAGGCCACGAGTCCGTGGTGCGGATCCTACTAGATGCAGGAGCAGATGTCAGAGCTGAGACATACAAGGGTTGGGAGGAGACGGCGCTCCACTTGGCAGCCCTCACCACAAACGAAGATATCGTAAAGCTGCTACTCACTCATGGTGCCTCGGCCGACGTCAACCGCAGAGACAAAAATGGTGACACACCCCTGCACAGGGCTGCCACAAGCAGTTCACTGCCTGTTGTGCAGGCTCTAGTCAGTGCGGGTGCCGACTCCACATTGGTTGATTCCGAAGGTTATACTCCGCTGCAACTGGCAAGAGAGAATGACAAGTCAGAAATAGCGAAATGGCTCTCCAGCCTATAA